One segment of Cynocephalus volans isolate mCynVol1 chromosome 8, mCynVol1.pri, whole genome shotgun sequence DNA contains the following:
- the LOC134383935 gene encoding LOW QUALITY PROTEIN: liprin-alpha-1-like (The sequence of the model RefSeq protein was modified relative to this genomic sequence to represent the inferred CDS: deleted 1 base in 1 codon): MMHEVMPTISEAEGSPGGSGSHASSSPSQADTDSHFEQLMVSMLEERDRLLDTLRETQETLALTQGKLHDVGHERDSLQRQVKTALPQEFAALMKELNVCREELLEREEEIAELKAERNNTRLLLEHLECLVSRHERSLRMTVVKRQAQSPAGVSSEVEVLKALKSLFEHHKALDEKMRDRLRVALERCGLLEEELGATHKELMILKEWNKQKKTLTDGALDMNHEQENTPSTNGKRSSDGSLSHEEDLAKVIELQEVIDKQLREQSQMKEHLAALSSHVAELMEDLYTAREDLIKSEEMNLKLQRDICEAMVQKEDMEERITTLEKCSLAAQREAMSVHDLNDKLENEIANKDSMHRQTEDKNRQLQERLELVEQKLQQTMRKAETLPEVEAELAQRVAVLSKAEERQGNTEERLRQMEAQLEEKNQELQQARQREKMNEEHNKSLSDTVDKLLSASNERFQLHLKERMAALEEKNSLLGEVENAKKQLEDTQHDKDQLVLIIEALRAELDQMRLRGASLHHGRPHFGSVPDFRCPVADSHTDSYSTSAVLRRPQKGRLAALRDEPSKVQTLNEEDWERAQQASVLANAAQAFESDVDVSDGEDGDAMDVRNSTGSQDGPVSSPSSSNSSRDSCHKAPKKKGIKSSIGRLFGKKEKGRPGQAGKESLRHPAVSKTDNASQDALSLSKLGGQAEKSRKLPKKHELLDEARRQGLPFAQWDGPTVVVWLELWVGMPAWYVAACRANVKSGAIMSTLSDTEMKREIGISNPLHRLKLRLAIQEIMSLTSPSAPPTSQTTLTYGDMNHEWIGNEWLPSLGLPQYCSYFMQCLVDARMLDHLTKKDLRGQLKMVDGFHRNSFQCGMMCLRRLNYDRKELERKREESQHEVKDVLVWSNDRVIRWILSIGLKAYANNLLGSGVHGALLALDETFDFNALALLLRIPTRNTPARAVLQREFNNLLLMGTDRRFDEDDDKSFRRAPSWRKKFRPKDIHGLAAASAGTLSANLQVTSSMSSPSTQPKNMQMDGSVSGTQRLDSPTVRIYSC; this comes from the exons ATGATGCATGAGGTGATGCCAACCATCAGTGAAGCTGAAGGCTccccaggaggaagtgggagcCATGCATCCAGCTCCCCTTCACAGGCAGACACAGATTCTCATTTTGAACAGTTGATGGTCTCCATGCTAGAAGAAAGGGACCGACTTCTTGACACTCTTAGAGAGACTCAAGAAACGCTGGCATTAACCCAGGGGAAATTACACGATGTTGGTCATGAAAGAGATTCCTTGCAGAGACAGGTCAAAACTGCACTTCCACAGGAGTTTGCTGCACTTATGAAGGAACTGAATGTATGCAGGGAGGAGCTCcttgaaagggaagaagaaattgctgaactgaaagcagaaaggaacaaCACTAGGCTGCTTTTAGAACATCTGGAATGCCTTGTCTCTAGGCACGAGAGGTCTCTCAGGATGACCGTGGTGAAGAGACAGGCACAGTCCCCAGCAGGTGTGTCCAGCGAAGTCGAAGTGCTCAAAGCACTGAAGTCGTTGTTTGAGCACCACAAAGCTCTGGATGAAAAGATGAGAGACAGATTACGAGTAGCACTTGAAAGGTGTGGTTTGTTAGAAGAAGAATTAGGTGCCACACACAAAGAGCTAATGATTCTTAAAGAAtggaataagcagaaaaaaacactaacagaTGGAGCACTTGACATGAACCATGAACAAGAAAATACCCCAAGCACGAATGGAAAGAGATCTTCTGATGGTTCGTTAAGCCACGAGGAGGACCTTGCTAAAGTAATAGAGCTCCAGGAAGTCATAGACAAGCAATTGAGGGAGCAGAGCCAAATGAAAGAGCACCTGGCCGCCCTCTccagtcacgtggcagagctgatggaagatctctacacggccagggaagacttgatcaaatctgaggagatgaacttGAAATTGCAAAGGGAC ATTTGTGAAGCCATGGTCCaaaaggaagacatggaagagagaatcactaCTCTTGAAAAATGCTCCCTCGCTGCACAGCGTGAAGCCATGTCTGTGCATGACCTCAATGATAAACTTGAAAACGAAATTGCAAACAAAGATTCTATGCATCGCCAGACTGAGGATAAAAACCGCCAGTTACAGGAACGGCTGGAATTAGTggagcaaaagctgcagcagacCATGAGGAAAGCCGAGACACTCCCGGAGGTGGAGGCGGAGCTGGCGCAGAGGGTGGCAGTGCTCTCGAAGGCTGAAGAGAGACAGGGCAACACTGAAGAAAGGTTAAGACAGATGGAGGCGCAGCTGGAGGAAAAGAACCAAGAACTGCAGCaggcaaggcagagagaaaaaatgaatgaagagcatAATAAAAGTTTATCAGACACTGTTGACAAGCTTCTTTCAGCATCTAATGAGAGGTTCCAGCTTCATCTGAAAGAGAGAATGGCTGCTCTAGAAGAAAAGAATTCTCTGTTAGGAgaagttgaaaatgcaaaaaagcaatTGGAAGATACACAACATGATAAGGATCAGCTGGTCTTAATCATTGAAGCATTGAGGGCTGAACTAGACCAAATGAGACTAAGAGGTGCTTCACTTCATCATGGCCGACCCCACTTTGGCAGTGTCCCAGATTTCAGGTGCCCTGTGGCAGACAGTCACACAGATTCCTACAGCACCAGTGCAGTGTTGCGGCGCCCCCAGAAAGGCCGCCTAGCTGCTCTACGGGATGAGCCTTCCAAGGTACAAACTCTTAATGAAGAGGATTGGGAACGTGCCCAACAGGCTAGTGTCTTAGCCAATGCAGCACAAGCTTTTGAGAGCGATGTCGATGTGTCTGATGGTGAAGATGGGGACGCCATGGACGTGAGAAACTCCACAGGCTCCCAGGACGGTCCCGTGAGCAGTCCCAGCAGTAGTAACAGCAGCCGGGACTCGTGCCacaaagccccaaagaagaaGGGCATCAAGTCCTCTATCGGCCGCTTGTttggcaagaaagaaaagggccGACCTGGTCAAGCTGGCAAAGAATCATTACGACACCCTGCTGTTTCAAAGACAGATAATGCATCTCAAGATGCCTTGTCACTGAGCAAATTGGGAGGACAGGCTGAAAAAAGTCGTAAACTTCCAAAAAAGCATGAATTGCTCGATGAAGCCCGAAGACAAGGTTTGCCTTTTGCCCAGTGGGATGGGCCGACCGTAGTTGTGTGGTTGGAGCTCTGGGTGGGGATGCCCGCCTGGTATGTGGCTGCCTGCCGAGCCAACGTGAAGAGCGGGGCCATCATGTCAACCCTGTCGGACACCGAGATGAAGCGTGAGATCGGCATCAGCAACCCCCTGCATAGGCTGAAGCTGAGGCTGGCCATCCAAGAGATCATGTCTCTTACCAGCCCGTCCGCCCCTCCCACGTCGCAAACAACACTCACATATGGGGACATGAACCACGAGTGGATTGGGAACGAGTGGCTGCCCAGCCTGGGCCTCCCTCAGTACTGCAGCTACTTCATGCAGTGCCTGGTGGACGCCAGGATGCTGGACCACCTGACCAAGAAGGACCTCCGCGGGCAGCTGAAAATGGTCGACGGTTTCCACAGAAACAGTTTCCAGTGTGGAATGATGTGCCTGAGAAGATTAAACTATGACcgaaaagaactggaaagaaaaagagaagaaagtcagcaTGAAGTAAAAGATGTGCTTGTTTGGAGCAATGATCGAGTGATTCGCTGGATCCTGTCAATTGGCCTTAAAGCATATGCAAACAATCTTTTAGGGAGTGGCGTTCACGGTGCCCTTCTGGCCTTAGATGAAACCTTTGACTTCAACGCACTGGCGCTATTGTTACGGATCCCAACGCGGAATACACCGGCTCGTGCTGTCTTACAAAGAGAATTTAACAACCTTTTGCTCATGGGGACTGACAGAAGGTTTGATGAGGACGATGATAAAAGC TTTAGGAGAGCAccttcatggagaaaaaaatttagaccaAAGGACATTCATGGCTTAGCTGCTGCATCAGCAGGGACTCTCTCTGCAAACTTGCAGGTTACTTCTTCTATGTCTTCACCCTCCACGCAGCCAAAGAACATGCAGATGGACGGCAGTGTGTCAGGAACACAGAGGTTGGATTCTCCCACAGTCAGGATTTACTCCTGCTAA